From Argonema galeatum A003/A1, a single genomic window includes:
- a CDS encoding four helix bundle protein has translation MSDKPFDICERTFQFSVRIVNLCSFLSETPGPARELSKQLIRSGTSIGANVEESRSAQSTADFIHKLEIALKEDRETRYWIRLIFAANIVPENRLQPLLNEINELMNIIAAMIVKSKENKKK, from the coding sequence ATGTCAGACAAACCTTTTGATATTTGTGAGAGAACTTTCCAGTTTTCTGTTCGTATAGTCAATCTTTGCAGTTTTCTAAGTGAAACACCAGGGCCAGCAAGAGAATTATCAAAACAATTGATTCGTTCTGGAACTTCCATAGGTGCGAATGTGGAAGAATCAAGATCTGCACAAAGTACAGCTGATTTTATCCATAAACTAGAAATCGCCTTAAAAGAAGATAGAGAAACTAGGTACTGGATCAGGTTAATTTTTGCTGCTAACATAGTTCCAGAAAACAGATTACAGCCCCTCCTGAATGAGATAAATGAATTGATGAACATTATTGCTGCCATGATTGTCAAATCTAAAGA